A DNA window from Brassica napus cultivar Da-Ae chromosome C1, Da-Ae, whole genome shotgun sequence contains the following coding sequences:
- the LOC106373756 gene encoding uncharacterized protein LOC106373756: MEVIDFSETEMEAAEQLVQLSEDDTLSCSSGTGLSGSGCEGGGVHTKRHDDVFSSETREETSDGVVRMMNNNATDAQRFVKAIMETNIIRRRYKKKKFRSLASLYRATKEMTTYGLVDLISRR, translated from the coding sequence ATGGAGGTGATTGATTTTTCGGAGACGGAGATGGAAGCAGCGGAGCAGCTAGTGCAATTGAGCGAGGACGATACGTTGAGCTGTAGCAGCGGTACAGGCTTGAGCGGCAGCGGTTGTGAAGGCGGAGGAGTCCATACGAAGAGACACGACGATGTTTTTAGTTCTGAGACTCGTGAGGAGACTAGCGACGGCGTTGTACGGATGATGAATAATAATGCTACAGACGCTCAACGTTTTGTGAAGGCCATCATGGAGACGAACATAATAAGGAGGAGGTATAAGAAGAAAAAGTTTCGATCTCTTGCGAGTCTTTACAGGGCAACCAAGGAGATGACGACGTACGGACTAGTTGATTTAATTAGTCGCAGGTGA